ATTTCCATTATTTTTTTATCCTTATCGGCAATTTTTTTAAGTTTATCATATTCTATCAGTGCCATGGGGTGTATTCCAATATGTGAGCTTATTACAAATTCCTCTCTCGCAAGCCCTACGCCGTCATTCGGTATCTGGCACTGCAAAAAAGCTTTTTCAGGTATGGCCGCATTCATCATTATCTTTGTTTTTGTGTTTGGTATGCTATCAAGGGGGATTTCCTCCACTTTATATTTCAGCAACCCCTCATAGATGTTTCCAACTCCTCCAGAACAATCTGCCGTTATGGGCATTCCATCTTTTATTTTACACGTAGCATCATTTGTGCCGACAACGGCAGGTATGCCTAGTTCTCTGCTCACTATCGCTGCATGGCACGTTCTTCCCCCACGGTCGGTCACGATGGCGGATGCAATCTTCATTATCGGTTCCCAGTCCGGATCTGTCATTCCCGTTACAAGCACTTCTCCATTCCTGAACTTTTCAATTTCACTTGCATTTTTTATAACCCTCGCTTTTCCCTGCCCTATCTTGCTTCCTATTGCTTCCCCCTTCGCAATTGCATTTCCTTTCTCCAGAAGCCTATAAGTGCATAGCATATCTACTTTTTTTGCTGAATGAACCGTCTCGGGTCTGGCCTGCACTATGAAAATTTCATTGCTTTTCCCATCTTTTGCCCATTCCATATCCATCGGCATTCCATAATGCTCCTCTATTCTGCATGCCCATTTTGCGAGAAGAAGTATTTCATCATCAGATAACACAAACTCGTTCCTCTTTTTTTCAGAAACAGTCCTCTCTACAGTACCATTCTCGGAACAGACGAGCATTTTTCTTTTATCTCCCAATTTCTTCTCCACTATCGGCCTGAAAACTTTCCTAAGGGTTGACTTGAATACGTAAAATTGATCCGGATTTACTTCCCCCTGGACAATGGTCTCCCCAAGCCCCCACACTCCCGTAATATACACTGCATTCTCGAAGCCGCTTTCGGTATCTATGGAAAACATGACACCAGAACATGCTAGATCTGAATGCACCATTTTTTGTACCCCGACTGAGATGTATACATCCAGATGCCGAAATCCATGGTCTTCCCTGTAAGAAATGGCCCTATCCGTAAAAAGGGATGCAAAGCAATTGATAATACTTTCAATCACGTTTTCTTTCCCTTTAACATTAAGATACGTGTCCTGCTGCCCCGCGAATGATGCCGTTGGCAAATCCTCGGCGGTAGCGCTGCTCCTTATGGCGACATCGACATTCCCGCCGTACATTTCTTCCATTTTTTTGTATGCCCTCACTATTTCTTTCTCCAGATCCTTTGGCATCGGGG
The window above is part of the Candidatus Thermoplasmatota archaeon genome. Proteins encoded here:
- the ppsA gene encoding phosphoenolpyruvate synthase is translated as MKGGYILWFDEIDSDDISLVGGKNASLGEMYGKLSKDGIKIPNGFAVTSIAYKKFMEDSGVSGEIKKLLDSMDTKDVKDLKKKGERIRNLIKNSPMPKDLEKEIVRAYKKMEEMYGGNVDVAIRSSATAEDLPTASFAGQQDTYLNVKGKENVIESIINCFASLFTDRAISYREDHGFRHLDVYISVGVQKMVHSDLACSGVMFSIDTESGFENAVYITGVWGLGETIVQGEVNPDQFYVFKSTLRKVFRPIVEKKLGDKRKMLVCSENGTVERTVSEKKRNEFVLSDDEILLLAKWACRIEEHYGMPMDMEWAKDGKSNEIFIVQARPETVHSAKKVDMLCTYRLLEKGNAIAKGEAIGSKIGQGKARVIKNASEIEKFRNGEVLVTGMTDPDWEPIMKIASAIVTDRGGRTCHAAIVSRELGIPAVVGTNDATCKIKDGMPITADCSGGVGNIYEGLLKYKVEEIPLDSIPNTKTKIMMNAAIPEKAFLQCQIPNDGVGLAREEFVISSHIGIHPMALIEYDKLKKIADKDKKIMEIVREIDNRTLSYKNKVEFFVEQLAMGIGKIAAGFYPNDVIVRLSDFKTNEYASLIGGYLYEPAESNPMLGWRGASRYYDKKFKPAFELECRAIKKVRDEMGLSNVKVMVPFCRTPDEGKKVIKTMEEFGLKQGENGLEIYVMCEIPSNVILADKFADIFDGFSIGSNDLTQLLLGLDRDSDIVANLFDERNEAVKRMVKEVIKIAKEHGKKIGICGQAPSDFPEFAEFLVECGIDSISLNPDTVIETRLMIAEKERKLGIK